A stretch of Rhododendron vialii isolate Sample 1 chromosome 4a, ASM3025357v1 DNA encodes these proteins:
- the LOC131321945 gene encoding F-box protein At3g07870-like translates to MSDYVPDELLIDILARLPIASLLRFKSVCKSWYSLITSPGFVTKHLSQSVTNTKRNGSKLLVRLYDINGNTERYLLLNDDEKFGDEYSEMNFPFKLAVGYFRVVGSFNGLLCVADDFLTDKPQIIIWNPSTRKSVTLPMASKTKRPHMCVYGFGSHSATHEYGVIRIQYEMEEFELKLPPKVEIYTQGTRLWRGISSAAPSYRIFNYMWSQAFVDGAVHWVAYEPCAWLGGGVRNLILSFNMASESFSEFKLPPTLADQPPPSLSIKIFGQSLAVLCSGQRDSGGCCIWVMKEYGVAESWTKLFSSNLLGMPNKTLGFRKNGEVLLASDNSLASYAPGTNTLATTGIKGSLRAFYVDPFMQTLVSV, encoded by the coding sequence ATGTCAGATTACGTACCCGATGAACTATTAATTGACATTCTTGCAAGACTACCCATCGCATCTCTGCTTCGATTCAAATCCGTATGCAAATCATGGTATTCTCTCATCACAAGCCCTGGTTTCGTCACCAAACACCTCAGCCAATCCGTTACAAACACCAAAAGAAACGGCAGCAAGCTTCTCGTTAGGCTTTACGACATTAATGGTAATACAGAGCGATATCTATTGCTCAATGATGATGAGAAATTCGGTGACGAGTATTCGGAAATGAACTTTCCATTTAAACTCGCAGTTGGGTATTTTAGGGTGGTGGGTAGCTTCAATGGGTTGCTGTGTGTAGCTGATGATTTTTTGACTGACAAGCCTCAGATTATTATTTGGAACCCATCGACTAGAAAGTCGGTAACTCTTCCCATGGCCTCTAAGACAAAACGCCCGCATATGTGTGTTTATGGATTTGGTTCCCACTCTGCAACTCATGAGTATGGGGTGATTAGGATCCAGTATGAGATGGAGGAATTTGAGTTAAAACTTCCTCCAAAAGTTGAAATTTACACTCAAGGAACAAGATTGTGGAGAGGCATCAGTTCTGCTGCACCTTCATATCGCATTTTCAACTATATGTGGTCTCAGGCCTTTGTTGATGGAGCTGTGCATTGGGTTGCATATGAACCTTGTGCTTGGCTTGGGGGTGGTGTTCGAAATTTGATTTTGTCGTTCAATATGGCTTCTGAATCATTCTCTGAGTTCAAGCTACCACCAACTCTAGCAGATCAACCTCCACCATCGTTATCCATTAAGATATTTGGGCAATCACTGGCTGTGTTATGTAGTGGACAAAGGGATAGTGGTGGCTGCTGTATTTGGGTGATGAAAGAATATGGAGTTGCAGAATCTTGGACTAAGCTATTCAGTTCTAATCTACTAGGAATGCCGAACAAGACATTGGGGTTCAGGAAAAACGGTGAAGTTTTGCTAGCATCGGATAACTCTCTGGCTTCTTATGCTCCTGGAACCAACACATTGGCAACAACTGGAATTAAGGGGAGTTTACGTGCATTTTATGTTGATCCATTTATGCAAACCCTTGTTTCAGTTTAA
- the LOC131321944 gene encoding F-box protein At3g07870-like codes for MSDLTYSPKKMSARIPFERLPYELVIEILARLPVVSLLRFESVCKSWYSLITSPSFVTKHLNLCKNKLLVRLYNNDDEKERHLTFRDDECGDEGSELGFPLRAPFANFRLVGSCNGLLCIWEDSSRGNPAIIVWNPSIRKSVTLPDRPRVVPHMLVLGFGAHPTTHEYKVVRIMHQKYPYEHEFKPLVELYTQGMESWRRLGSTFPPYCFIEYEASQAFVSGAVNWIATDPRVSAGYRPLIVSFDMRAETFSVLMLPPALADEKPASLSVKLFRESLLVLCDQQTGNNAYCIWVMKEYGVPESWTKLFSFKVNLPIVLDRALGVGENGKVLLSTRDELLLSSGDNRLLSYDTVTKAVTDTKIRGCSSGFRVEPFMETLVSVESRGDVLDRQLNPL; via the coding sequence ATGTCGGACCTTACGTATTCCCCCAAAAAAATGTCGGCCCGCATACCCTTTGAACGTTTACCGTACGAACTGGTAATTGAAATCCTTGCAAGACTACCGGTAGTTTCTCTGCTTCGATTCGAATCCGTATGCAAATCATGGTATTCTCTCATCACAAGCCCTAGCTTCGTCACCAAACACCTCAACCTCTGTAAAAACAAGCTTCTCGTGAGGCTTTACAACAACGATGATGAGAAGGAGCGCCATTTAACTTTTCGAGACGACGAATGTGGTGATGAGGGTTCAGAACTAGGTTTCCCGCTTAGAGCCCCATTTGCGAATTTCAGGTTAGTGGGTAGCTGCAATGGTTTATTATGTATATGGGAGGATTCTTCCAGGGGAAACCCGGCTATTATTGTTTGGAACCCATCAATTAGGAAATCAGTAACTCTTCCCGATAGGCCTCGAGTCGTGCCCCATATGTTGGTTCTTGGATTTGGTGCCCATCCCACTACTCATGAGTACAAGGTGGTAAGAATTATGCATCAGAAGTATCCATATGAGCATGAATTTAAGCCGCTGGTTGAGCTTTACACACAAGGCATGGAATCCTGGAGACGGTTAGGTTCTACTTTTCCTCCCTATTGCTTCATCGAATATGAGGCGTCGCAAGCTTTTGTTAGTGGAGCTGTAAATTGGATTGCCACAGATCCACGTGTGTCTGCTGGTTATCGACCTTTGATAGTGTCATTCGATATGCGTGCAGAAACATTCTCTGTGCTGATGCTACCACCTGCTCTAGCCGATGAGAAACCGGCTTCCTTATCCGTTAAATTATTTCGGGAATCACTGCTTGTGTTATGTGATCAGCAAACTGGCAACAATGCCTACTGCATTTGGGTGATGAAAGAATACGGAGTTCCAGAATCTTGGACTAAGCTATTTAGCTTCAAAGTTAATCTTCCAATAGTACTCGACAGGGCATTAGGAGTTGGGGAAAATGGTAAGGTTCTTCTTTCAACAAGAGACGAGCTTCTTTTGTCATCAGGAGATAATCGGTTGCTTTCTTACGACACTGTAACCAAAGCAGTGACAGATACTAAAATTAGGGGATGTTCAAGTGGATTTCGTGTTGAGCCTTTCATGGAAACCCTTGTTTCAGTGGAAAGCCGAGGTGATGTGTTGGACAGGCAGCTGAACCCTTTGTGA
- the LOC131321943 gene encoding F-box/kelch-repeat protein At3g23880-like encodes MSDYIPYELTIEILARLPVVSLLRFKSACKSWYSLIVSPSFVTKHLNHRKYMHFIGLYNRDDQKERYFIFRDDEQCGHKCSELEFPYKVPSLYYSMIVGSCNGLLCMWEDSSWEESAIIVWNPSMRKLVTLPEPPSSGICALGFGAHPATHEYKVVRIVCQSYPYQHEFQPHVELYTQGTGSWRGLGSTFPLYCFIPYKASQAFVSGAVNWIAEDPRVSVGYQHLIVSFDMSTETFSTMMLPPALADRETRFLSVTLFRESLAMLCGQQRDKGDCSIWLMKEYGVPISWTKLFSFKLNQPVYPKRTLWFMKQNEVLVSTIDKRLLSYDIGTKASVDTGIRGLPSSFHVMNHNEVLLSTIDKRLLSYDIGTKASVDTRMWGFPSSFHVQPFVESLVVVENKNGVVDWQLNPL; translated from the coding sequence ATGTCAGACTACATACCCTATGAACTAACAATTGAAATTCTGGCAAGACTACCCGTAGTTTCTCTACTTCGATTCAAAAGTGCATGCAAATCGTGGTATTCTCTTATCGTAAGCCCTAGTTTCGTCACCAAGCACCTCAACCACCGAAAATACATGCACTTCATTGGGCTTTACAACAGAGATGATCAGAAAGAGcgctattttatttttcgggACGACGAACAATGTGGTCACAAGTGTTCAGAACTAGAGTTCCCGTATAAAGTCCCATCTTTGTACTATTCCATGATAGTGGGTAGCTGCAATGGTTTATTATGTATGTGGGAGGATTCTTCCTGGGAAGAATCTGCTATTATCGTTTGGAACCCATCAATGAGGAAATTAGTAACTCTTCCTGAGCCTCCATCCTCGGGAATTTGTGCTCTTGGATTTGGTGCCCACCCCGCAACTCATGAGTACAAGGTGGTAAGAATTGTGTGTCAATCGTATCCATATCAGCACGAATTTCAACCGCATGTTGAGCTTTACACTCAGGGCACGGGATCCTGGAGAGGGTTAGGTTCGACTTTTCCTCTCTACTGTTTCATCCCATATAAGGCGTCGCAAGCTTTTGTTAGTGGAGCTGTAAATTGGATTGCTGAGGATCCACGAGTGTCTGTTGGTTATCAACATTTGATAGTGTCATTCGATATGAGTACAGAAACATTCTCCACGATGATGCTACCACCTGCTCTGGCCGATCGGGAAACAAGATTCTTATCAGTTACATTGTTTCGGGAATCATTGGCTATGTTATGTGGCCAGCAAAGGGACAAGGGTGACTGCAGCATTTGGTTGATGAAAGAGTACGGAGTCCCAATATCTTGGACCAAACTATTCAGCTTTAAATTGAATCAGCCCGTATATCCCAAAAGAACCTTGTGGTTTATGAAACAAAATGAGGTTCTTGTATCGACGATAGACAAGCGATTGCTTTCTTATGACATTGGAACCAAAGCGTCGGTAGATACCGGAATCAGGGGGCTTCCAAGCTCATTTCATGTTATGAACCATAATGAGGTTCTTTTATCGACGATAGACAAGCGATTGCTTTCTTATGACATTGGAACCAAAGCATCGGTAGATACCAGAATGTGGGGGTTTCCAAGCTCATTTCATGTTCAACCTTTCGTCGAATCCCTTGTTGTCgtggaaaataaaaatggtgTTGTGGACTGGCAGTTGAACCCGTTGTGA